The nucleotide sequence GGCTGGTCTCTCGAGTGCAACTGTCGCGGTTTGAGTGGAGTCAAGGCGGAGGCGATCGCATGCTCGAGCCTTTATGCACGCAGTTCCATGTAGAGATGGGCAGTAGCCAGTTTCGCTTGCACTCTCAGACATCCTTGCCGACAAACAGTCTCTCAACCGAAATCTCAATCTCGGGGAAGGCCAGCGGAGAAACCGTGCCGCATTGCTGCATCACCTTTGAAGTGTAATCCCCATCGACGGGCTCGCGGTGAATCCACAACTGCCGCTGTTCTACATCCAAAACCCAATACTCTCCGATACTATTCCTGGCATACATCTCGGCCTTCCGGCCCAAATCAAGGGCAACCGTAGTTTTCGACACTTCAACCACCCAATAAAAATCCTCCGATCGCGGCAATCTCTCCATATAAATCGTCCCCAGCGGGGCCACTACCGCCACATCCGGTTCGGGCTCCGACCCATCGGCGGATAACTCGATCGGGCCGGGGGGAAGCACCTGGGCGCGATCGCCTAAAAGTTGTTTCAAGTAATCCAAAACTGAGGCATTCGTGTAGCGGTGGAGGGGGCCTTCTGGGGCCATTTCAACAATGTCTCCGCCAATGAGTTCGACTTTGCGTCCGGCTAACACG is from Synechococcus sp. PCC 7336 and encodes:
- a CDS encoding Uma2 family endonuclease; the encoded protein is MGLTLAKWSLTDYHRTIEAGVLAGRKVELIGGDIVEMAPEGPLHRYTNASVLDYLKQLLGDRAQVLPPGPIELSADGSEPEPDVAVVAPLGTIYMERLPRSEDFYWVVEVSKTTVALDLGRKAEMYARNSIGEYWVLDVEQRQLWIHREPVDGDYTSKVMQQCGTVSPLAFPEIEISVERLFVGKDV